A stretch of the Papaver somniferum cultivar HN1 chromosome 6, ASM357369v1, whole genome shotgun sequence genome encodes the following:
- the LOC113288958 gene encoding pterin-4-alpha-carbinolamine dehydratase 2, mitochondrial-like isoform X2, whose amino-acid sequence MQNQKEELGTCTANDLSTKKCVSCSSKDLRPMTEEAAMKLIPEVRGWNLVNEEGTWKLNRSWKVKNFTKGLELFKLVADIAEAENHHPDLHLTGWNNVKIDIWTHSVSGLTENDFILASKINTLELQHLLRKKMKAVSNKAEE is encoded by the exons ATGCAAAATCAAAAGGAAGAACTCGGCACATGTACGG CAAATGATTTATCGACCAAGAAGTGTGTCTCATGTAGCTCGAAGGATCTTCGACCCATGACTGAAGAAGCTGCTATGAAGCTTATTCCGGAGGTCCGGGGATGGAATTTGGTAAATGAAGAAGGTACATGGAAGCTGAACCGCTCATGGAAAGTGAAGAACTTTACTAAAGGGTTAGAATTGTTTAAGTTGGTGGCAGATATTGCAGAAGCAGAAAATCATCATCCTGATCTCCACCTTACCGGGTGGAACAATGTGAAGATTGATATTTGGACACACTCTGTTAGTGGGCTGACTGAGAACGATTTCATACTGGCTTCAAAGATCAACACCCTTGAACTGCAACATTTATTACGAAAAAAAATGAAAGCTGTCAGCAACAAAGCAGAAGAATAG
- the LOC113288958 gene encoding pterin-4-alpha-carbinolamine dehydratase 2, mitochondrial-like isoform X3, producing the protein MQNQKEELGTSANDLSTKKCVSCSSKDLRPMTEEAAMKLIPEVRGWNLVNEEGTWKLNRSWKVKNFTKGLELFKLVADIAEAENHHPDLHLTGWNNVKIDIWTHSVSGLTENDFILASKINTLELQHLLRKKMKAVSNKAEE; encoded by the exons ATGCAAAATCAAAAGGAAGAACTCGGCACAT CAGCAAATGATTTATCGACCAAGAAGTGTGTCTCATGTAGCTCGAAGGATCTTCGACCCATGACTGAAGAAGCTGCTATGAAGCTTATTCCGGAGGTCCGGGGATGGAATTTGGTAAATGAAGAAGGTACATGGAAGCTGAACCGCTCATGGAAAGTGAAGAACTTTACTAAAGGGTTAGAATTGTTTAAGTTGGTGGCAGATATTGCAGAAGCAGAAAATCATCATCCTGATCTCCACCTTACCGGGTGGAACAATGTGAAGATTGATATTTGGACACACTCTGTTAGTGGGCTGACTGAGAACGATTTCATACTGGCTTCAAAGATCAACACCCTTGAACTGCAACATTTATTACGAAAAAAAATGAAAGCTGTCAGCAACAAAGCAGAAGAATAG
- the LOC113286072 gene encoding probable BOI-related E3 ubiquitin-protein ligase 3 yields the protein MAVQAQQQQHSENLGISFCGSSSQEWMMENNNACGGGGFDQPLYLSLQQQQLFQQQQQQMMLQNQQRNFSNQNIMGFDYCGQQLVSTSNNNIHDSSSLHSSMAFTQSLLSQVEKQQRQEIDRFVALQNERLRLALHEQRKQQLAVMLASLESKAVNLFQQKNDQLSEATKKTMELEECLRKAEMENQVWQRIAKENEAMVIALHNTLDQVKENVYCHSSVAEDAGSCCDNYDDNNVHNNPEPEQVDENSLMMMNKIVCKGCNSRDSCILLFPCRHLCLCKSCDAFSSHCPVCKCVKNGSMEVYMSMP from the exons ATGGCTGTTCAGGCTCAGCAACAACAGCATTCAGAGAACCTAGGTATTAGTTTTTGTGGTTCATCATCACAGGAATGGATGATGGAGAATAATAAtgcttgtggtggtggtggttttgaCCAACCATTATATCTTTCTCTTCAACAACAGCAACTGtttcagcaacaacagcaacagatgATGTTGCAGAATCAACAGAGAAACTTTAGTAATCAGAACATCATGGGTTTTGATTATTGTGGTCAGCAACTAGTTTCTACTTCTAATAATAATATTCAtgattcttcttctcttcattcatCAATGGCGTTTACTCAATCATTACTCTCTCAAGTTGAGAAACAACAGAGGCAGGAAATCGATCGTTTCGTTGCATTGCAG AACGAGAGACTAAGATTAGCTTTGCATGAGCAGAGAAAGCAGCAGTTGGCCGTAATGCTAGCAAGTTTAGAATCTAAAGCAGTGAACTTATTCCAACAAAAAAACGATCAATTATCAGAAGCCACAAAGAAGACAATGGAACTTGAAGAATGTCTAAGAAAAGCAGAAATGGAAAACCAAGTATGGCAAAGAATCGCTAAAGAAAACGAAGCAATGGTTATAGCTCTGCACAACACATTGGACCAAGTTAAAGAAAATGTCTATTGTCATTCATCGGTAGCTGAAGATGCCGGTTCATGTTGTGATAATTACGATGATAATAATGTTCATAATAATCCAGAACCAGAGCAAGTGGATGAAAACagtttgatgatgatgaacaagATAGTGTGCAAGGGATGCAATTCTCGAGATTCGTGTATTCTTTTATTTCCTTGCAGGCATCTCTGTTTGTGTAAGTCGTGTGACGCTTTTTCAAGTCATTGCCCTGTCTGTAAATGTGTAAAGAATGGAAGCATGGAGGTCTACATGTCCATGCCTTGA
- the LOC113288958 gene encoding pterin-4-alpha-carbinolamine dehydratase 2, mitochondrial-like isoform X1, with the protein MQNQKEELGTCTAANDLSTKKCVSCSSKDLRPMTEEAAMKLIPEVRGWNLVNEEGTWKLNRSWKVKNFTKGLELFKLVADIAEAENHHPDLHLTGWNNVKIDIWTHSVSGLTENDFILASKINTLELQHLLRKKMKAVSNKAEE; encoded by the exons ATGCAAAATCAAAAGGAAGAACTCGGCACATGTACGG CAGCAAATGATTTATCGACCAAGAAGTGTGTCTCATGTAGCTCGAAGGATCTTCGACCCATGACTGAAGAAGCTGCTATGAAGCTTATTCCGGAGGTCCGGGGATGGAATTTGGTAAATGAAGAAGGTACATGGAAGCTGAACCGCTCATGGAAAGTGAAGAACTTTACTAAAGGGTTAGAATTGTTTAAGTTGGTGGCAGATATTGCAGAAGCAGAAAATCATCATCCTGATCTCCACCTTACCGGGTGGAACAATGTGAAGATTGATATTTGGACACACTCTGTTAGTGGGCTGACTGAGAACGATTTCATACTGGCTTCAAAGATCAACACCCTTGAACTGCAACATTTATTACGAAAAAAAATGAAAGCTGTCAGCAACAAAGCAGAAGAATAG
- the LOC113288957 gene encoding UDP-glycosyltransferase 79B30-like — translation MAVKGGGKMLHIVMFPWFAMGHLTAFLHASNKHAAKGHRVSFIIPTKTQSKINSLNLHPSLISFIPLDVPCVEGLIPSDAETTADVPFPLHTHLMTAMDRTEPTIESILLDLKPDLIFFDFTHWIPALARRLGIKSIHYCIISPATIAYTTTPARDQESELNLEHPPLGFPPSAVKLRSYEAKANVSFRKKVLGSGVSFHNRMMTALNECDAMAFKACREMEGAFCDYLERQFNKPVLLSGPVIPETPTSTLDEKWDKWLGGFKKGSVVYCALGSQSNLNKHQFQELVLGLELAGLPFLAALKPPTGNNSVEEVLPEGFADRVMGRGTVEGGWVQQQLILSHPSIGCFVTHCGSGSITEALANDCQIVLFPQIGDQIVNARLMSGDLKVGVEVERGDEDGSFTKESICNAVRLVMDEKGEVADEVRLNHAKWKEFLLKDNLESSYTDEFITKLQDLL, via the coding sequence ATGGCGGTGAAGGGTGGAGGCAAAATGCTGCACATAGTCATGTTTCCTTGGTTTGCAATGGGTCATCTAACTGCCTTCCTTCACGCTTCGAACAAACATGCAGCAAAAGGCCATCGAGTTTCTTTCATAATACCCACCAAAACGCAATCCAAAATCAACTCGTTGAACCTTCATCCAAGCCTCATCAGTTTCATTCCGCTAGATGTACCGTGCGTTGAAGGCCTCATCCCGTCTGATGCAGAAACCACTGCAGACGTCCCTTTCCCCTTGCACACTCACCTCATGACAGCCATGGATCGTACTGAGCCAACCATTGAATCCATTTTGCTTGACCTTAAACCTGACTTGATCTTCTTTGATTTTACTCACTGGATCCCAGCTCTGGCTCGTCGACTTGGTATTAAATCTATCCATTACTGCATCATCAGTCCAGCAACTATTGCTTACACAACGACCCCAGCACGAGACCAAGAATCAGAACTAAACCTGGAACACCCGCCTTTGGGCTTCCCACCTTCGGCTGTGAAGCTCCGCTCCTACGAAGCTAAGGCAAATGTCTCCTTTAGGAAGAAAGTATTAGGCAGCGGTGTTTCGTTCCACAATCGAATGATGACAGCATTAAACGAGTGTGACGCCATGGCTTTCAAAGCTTGTAGGGAGATGGAAGGAGCATTCTGTGACTACCTGGAGAGACAATTCAATAAACCTGTTCTACTCTCTGGACCTGTAATTCCTGAAACACCCACTTCCACTTTAGACGAGAAGTGGGACAAGTGGCTAGGTGGGTTCAAGAAAGGATCAGTTGTCTATTGTGCACTTGGAAGTCAATCTAACTTGAATAAACACCAGTTCCAGGAACTGGTTTTGGGTCTGGAACTTGCTGGCTTGCCATTTTTGGCTGCACTGAAACCACCGACGGGAAATAATTCAGTCGAGGAAGTGCTTCCAGAAGGGTTTGCAGACAGAGTCATGGGAAGAGGAACTGTAGAAGGGGGTTGGGTTCAGCAGCAACTGATACTGAGTCACCCTTCCATCGGGTGTTTCGTGACCCACTGTGGATCAGGCTCGATAACGGAGGCATTAGCCAATGACTGTCAAATTGTATTGTTTCCACAGATTGGTGACCAGATAGTGAATGCGAGGTTGATGTCAGGTGATTTAAAAGTTGGAGTTGAGGTTGAGAGAGGAGACGAAGATGGTTCGTTTACTAAAGAAAGTATCTGCAACGCTGTGAGGTTAGTGATGGACGAAAAAGGTGAAGTTGCTGACGAAGTGAGACTGAACCATGCTAAATGGAAAGAGTTTTTGCTGAAAGATAATCTTGAATCCTCATACACCGACGAATTCATCACCAAGCTTCAGGATCTTCTATAG
- the LOC113288958 gene encoding pterin-4-alpha-carbinolamine dehydratase 2, mitochondrial-like isoform X4, whose protein sequence is MQNQKEELGTSNDLSTKKCVSCSSKDLRPMTEEAAMKLIPEVRGWNLVNEEGTWKLNRSWKVKNFTKGLELFKLVADIAEAENHHPDLHLTGWNNVKIDIWTHSVSGLTENDFILASKINTLELQHLLRKKMKAVSNKAEE, encoded by the exons ATGCAAAATCAAAAGGAAGAACTCGGCACAT CAAATGATTTATCGACCAAGAAGTGTGTCTCATGTAGCTCGAAGGATCTTCGACCCATGACTGAAGAAGCTGCTATGAAGCTTATTCCGGAGGTCCGGGGATGGAATTTGGTAAATGAAGAAGGTACATGGAAGCTGAACCGCTCATGGAAAGTGAAGAACTTTACTAAAGGGTTAGAATTGTTTAAGTTGGTGGCAGATATTGCAGAAGCAGAAAATCATCATCCTGATCTCCACCTTACCGGGTGGAACAATGTGAAGATTGATATTTGGACACACTCTGTTAGTGGGCTGACTGAGAACGATTTCATACTGGCTTCAAAGATCAACACCCTTGAACTGCAACATTTATTACGAAAAAAAATGAAAGCTGTCAGCAACAAAGCAGAAGAATAG